The sequence AATATGGGAGTTTGAAAGAGTGACAGCTAATTTGGAAAAGGGGGGATTAATATTTATTAGTATATAAGAAATATTAGAGAAGGTTGACATTGGATTGGACAGTGTTTGCTTTCATaagaagagagaaagagagagaaatagagAGAGTTTGTGAGGGGACAAAACTGTGGAGAATTCTTGTTTCAATGACACCTTCCTTTGCGTTAAAGGAACAAACCCTCATTTAAAGCAGATTGTCAAACTTCTGATTATAATATTTCCAAATATGCACACACAGAGAgagacttatatatatatatagggagAGATCGAATCTCGGACTTTTAGGTTTTAATCGTAAAAATTTAGTTACATGTTTATGTTAGTTGAGCTATGTTTATGTTGATAGATTCCTATTTGTTTGGGTTAATTATAGATTGATATCCCAATTATTTATAAAGGTTAAATTAGGAGATTAGTTTGTGTATTAGATCTTACACTTCtggaatttttaaatataattggttTTTGAGTGTAATAGCTTCTAAaaacttttcaatttaataagtATTTGAATTTTTACTTTTGTGTTTTAGTAGGTTCTCGACCaattagacattttttaaaaaaaaaaaacatgggtatattatatataaaaaaaagaaataaaatttcaaaaaataaaaattagggttttagtagacaaaaaaacaattttatgtctaatggccacatttaaaattaaattatcaacTATGTCAAAAAcgtattaaatataaatttaaaaacttagAGATCACCCACACGTTTCCTACGAAGTGTTGTGACCaattagaaacaaaattgaaatttcaagaaCTCATTACATGATTTTTGAAGTTGGTCAATTTAATACAAACCTAAAAGTTATGTCCCGTTTGATAACGATTTCGTTTATAGTtcttcattttgaaaatttatgtgaTTTTTCCTTCGGATTttccaattatatttttaacatttgattataaaaacaaacaaacgaACAAACTTGAATATCTAATCAAATTctagaaacaattttttttatttttttttttaatctcttgcCATTCGTTGGTTATTAGGGGCATCCCGAAAACGTCCGGGTCGAAATATGGCTTTCAAATTAAGTTCCGAAAACATTAGAGAAAGTGAATAACAATACATAAAAAGTTATTAGTGAAAATAGTTATTATAACTTTAATTTTCagaaatcaaatgattacctaTCAAAATTTTAGAGATTAAACTTGCAAGTAaactattaaaagaaaaaatctttACCATTGAAAACAGTGTTACTCTCTCTTTAGAGACAGCTTATTTTGATTATGAtagcttattattattattatttggagtACATTTTGACTATAATAGTTGTAATAGTGGAGAATTCATAAACACAAACAAACACATAAAATTATGTATTTCGTCTTTGTTAATCAACAAAaggaaatataaatataaaatcttagGCATCGCAGGAGCCAGCAAAACATGcccattatttttattttggattagacagagagagagagagagagagagagtttacagattttttaaaaagaaaatggcaaaagagagataaaaaattgaaagaaggaAATAGGGGAAAGAGATAGCTGACTTTTGTATGCAACTAAAAAATTGATTCAACTTTACAAGTAAAGTGGGTGTGTGGGGAaggtctgttttgcaggtttcaAGGTCCATTTAGAGACAACTCATACTATTActatattatttgtttattaatcTTTCCTAAcatattcaaatatcaaatGCTGCAATGAGAAGTCGTAATTTCTCAtataccttatcatataatatcatAAGAGTAATACTTTAAATGCATCTCGAACACCACCTATCTTTATGCATCcactcaaataattaaaatattctaAAAGGAAGTTTCAAGAATTTCttatataacaaattataattgAATGCACAAAAATAGCTACGGTCCGAGATACGGCTGagtatttttcatattataatACAAATATATTACCTCACATGATTTTTTGTTTGACTTGCTCTGCTTTCCATTTATCTCCTAAAAGAATTACCTGTTTAATGGGCAATTCCCTTGCACGCCTATAATAACAACAGTTTCacctaagaagaaaaatactttAAAACAAAGGAACATTGCTTCCTTTACACACTATTATTTAGTGTAAGAAACTGATGAAGAAAAAGACTTGTTTATTCCTCCGGTTCTAGGATCTAATTTGAAAAGGATGGTGAAAAAGGTAGTGTCAAAATCAGAAAAGGAAACAATAAAATCCTATTTGAAGATCAGAGAAAGGCCTTGAGATAGAATATGAATGGTGGTTCTTGGAATAGAGGAAGCAAAGCAATATAGAAACAACAAAGATCCAATATGGTTGAGTGTGCAAACCCAAGTTCCTAAACAATCTTTTTGTTAAAAACTAAGCACTCCCCTTTTCTTCAGGAAGTGGGAATATGGACTTTGAATGGCTTTTTTCTACATCACTTTGTCGGCTATGCCCTCCCTCCCTTGGCCATGGATATTATATGCTAATCTTATCACTTCATCAAATATTGACCATCCGATCATTGATAATTCTTATGCAAAAATGTCGGCATGGGTTGGGAAAATTCATGAGAAGGAAGAGGGGAAAGTCAAATCACCCCCCACCTACAACTTTTTTGCTTAAACCACAGACAGTTTCACCAAATAACACTAGCAAATTCTGGTGTATTAGTTCACATTTGGTATATCAGAGTAGATGACCTTGATCTTGATAGCTTTTGGATTTCCTACTACCTTTCCCTTCCTTCTTTCCAGCTACCCCACTAAGATTGTTTCAATTACTTCCTACATAGCAATGATGTAACTTGAATAGGATATGTTCCATAAGTTGTACAGTCTCTTTAGCACTCAAGGACACGTTTGTACAACCTATAATACCAGTCCCATTCAAGTAAGGTCATCGTTCTATAAGTTGTACGGTCTCCTTAGAACTCAAAGGCAGAGTTTACAACCTACCGAACAAATCTTGTTCAAGTATGGTCATTGTTCTATAAGTTGTACGGGTCAAGCTTAGATGTAGAAAACCCCTCTATTCTAAAAGTTGATGTGACCAAAGCTGGGAAAGAGGGCAACATATTAAGAGGATATCAAAGGTGCTGTATATCCAGTATAAGAATGTTTTCTTGAGACTAAACTGCGTAAAAGTAAACAGTTTTATGCAGGATTAGTACGTTCTACATTCCACGCTGCTGCAACCTACAAAAACTCAATATGTAGAATCCTGAACGGAATTGTGATCTGATAGAGCTGCCAATTGTTATTGCAATCAATAAGAATATATAACATACAAATAAAGCATGTGCATTATGCAATACTTAAAAAGATATTTAACTTGTTATGTTCTATTGTTTCTACAAGGAGAGCAATGAGAAATTGTTTGGCAATAGCTgtctttatttctaaaattctaTATCAGCTAAACAAGTAAAAACTATTGTAAAATACACCGTATTGCTTCAATAGTAAGTTAGCACACGAGTTTATCCCACTGTAATTGGTAACACATGGATAATCCTCTCTTATTTCTACTTAATTTGTGAGTgataaatcaattaaatatctattttttcttgatcttttctTCCAGCACACCAAACAGTTCAATTCATCGGAGTCCCCAAGATGAAATGTCAGCAGTAAATCAAGCAATTATAGGCTAGAGATCTTTAAAATCGGCTCGAACATAACAAGTAACACGGCTGCTCAAGATTAACTGCAGAGCTTCTACCTCAATTCATTAAGGCCTTCCAGATGGAAGAAAGGTAATATCACCTTGTGTCAGATTTGGGGTATAAAATTCTCTTTGCCTCTTCAACCTTCCTCCCAATCcacatcatcttcttcttcatcttctaccGAAGCCGATGCTTCAACATTCAAGTCAACCTTGTAATTTTCATTTGCATTACCTGTGAAATATGGCATGAAAGGTAAGGTTCTTCCTTAACCCAACTTAATTTTACTCGTAAAATATGCCACAACCAACTAAAGAAGAGTTCTACTTGACCATCCTTAAAAAGTTAGTCTAAGAATCATAATAAAATCTAATGTACAactgaaaaattaataattaagaacCTAAAGAATTTTGTCACTAAATGTCTTCCAAAAACTCCCAAGTACACAGTAGTGAATTTGATATGCAAATTTGAAATTGCTATCACTTCAAAAGCTGGTACGATATGAGagcataaaataataatactttGGTTGCAATTTGTAATCAATCCTGTTCTTTTTGTATAGGAATAATCAATTATGTTTTGAAACTAGAAAGTCAGTACGCGGCTCCGAACACAAATAAGAAGCAGAATATTTAAGCCACATGAAACATAAAATTCATGCACAAAATCACTTCAATGACTTTAATAAAATTGGAACCATAAAGAGAATATTACCTCAGCCCTGCACGAGGATAATAAAATCCATACACAAAAAATGATTACCAAGAAGCTATTTCTCAAAGTAAAACATTTTCTCTCATATAAAACCATGCTGAATCTCGAAACAGATAAAAGCATGCGACATTCTACGTCATTTACAAATTTAGGGCACAATCAAGGTGCTTGCACGGCAGAATAATAAGCAGATATAAACaccataaaaatttaaagaatcaAACATGGACAGGAAAAATTGTCTCACCACCTATTGGAGCCTCCTCCCACTcaatatcatcttcttcatcctcttcaCGTTTTGCCTTCATTCCCACCTGGCGACTGGAGTTTCTGTTAGCCACGTTTTCAGTAACCTCTGTACTGGGCAATTCTTCTTGTCCCTTAGCAGCTTCTTCAAGCTCTTGTTGCTTCTTCAGTATAGCAGCATAATAAGCTTTAACATACTCATCCTACAATACAGCCCACCAGTACATTAATCGTATAATTACTTTCAATTTTAGATATTAGGATAAAAAAGCACTTAAAATTcataagaaatgaaaagagCAAATCTAATTGAACGAGCCTGTATATTCGTTTTATCATCATCATTGGCTGATGATTTTTTATCATCAGAAAACTGAGCAGAAGCTGAACCAGCATCCATCTTTGACTCGTCTTTGACCTCCCCGCGTTGTTCCTTTGTGAGGTTCATTCCTTTCTTGATCATCCAAGGAGGTAAAACTTTCAGACCTGTGTTCTCGGATTCAGATTTAACATCCACTCCCTTGCCCTCAGCCCCAGAAAAGGCAACTTCAACCTAACGGATTCATTCAAAAACTCATTGATCATCAGACTGGTACCTTTCAAGGTCCAACGATAAAACAATCATGAGGTGGAAAAATGGATACCTTGGTCTCGCCAACAAAAGGCATAGGTGTTCCCCCATATCCCAAACCTTGAGCTGATTTCGAGGGATCATTGCCATTGAGATCACCATTTGCCCCCCGTGCAGCTGCACTTGCACGAGCTTCCCATGCTAAAAGAGTTCCAAATTCTGGAACCGGCAAATCTTTGACTCTGCTGAGTTGTTCCATTAAAGGTTTAAGCTGGACCTGCAATTTTTTGATTTATTCatcacaaaaaataataaataaatacctTATTTAAATTCTGAAACAGACAGAAGCCAAGAAGAAAAGAATCAGAAGTCTTCTACAAAACAGGTGTtcattatttaaagaaaaataatcagCTCACTACAGCATAAAATTATGCTTTCTCATATCCAGGATTCAATTCTTTCAAGATCGTtatgattaaaaataataaataaatatttaaagtcAAACAAGATTCAGAATGCACTTCGTTTGGGTCATTGTACTTCATGTAAAATACACAGCAcgttgaaaaacaaaattctaTTTAAAGAGATCAAACCTCCATCTTTTGAAGCATGTCCTTCAATTTTTCATGCCGACGCTTCCTGGCATTATCATCTCCATCCCCTCCTTGGGCAGCAGCCAGTTTGTCACTCTCTGCAACCAGCTCTCCATTGCAATTTTCACAATGGAAATATTCATCCTCAAAAGAGATTAATCGAAGAGCATCCAAAGCAGTGTACCTAATCAATATCATTAAATTTTCAAGCTTGCTTCCAGATAAAGAAATCTAACAAGTGTTCAGTGCTGTGATTTCATCCGGTTGAAATTACAAAATATCAGAAAGAACATTTCTTAAGAGAAAAAGAACCCATCATCAAAACCTTCTCGAACAGTTGGGGCATATATACTCTTGAACTGTGTTCTTGTCCTCCAGTTCATCTTTCAGTTTTTTCTTCATGCGGTGCATCCTGTATCGAACCACATCATAGATCTGAAACAAAGTTTAGCTTTAATATGGTAACTTATCAGAATTAAGTCTGTTTTTGTGGGGTTTAGATACACTTATTATTTAGTGATGAAGCAaccataaaaattatatatagaaAAGAAACCTGCGCATAGTCTAGCGAGCAATAAGAATGTGTGTGCATCTTAATCTTTTCATCCCCCTCCTTCACTGGGTGTTGACCATCGGCTGTGGCAGCAACCGCAGCACTAAATATCTTTGCTCCCTTAGCTGTCTGGAAAAGCAAATAGCAAAAAGATGAAGAgaatgcctataaataatgCAATAATGATACAAAACGATAACTTGTTGATACGCTCCTCCACGTTAAAAAAAGTATTAATCATTACGCAATATGTTTAACACAACTCaaatagatttttctatatgaaaaATACCAGACAAGTTTACATACCACGCATATCAATCAGCCTCGAATTTAGAAATACAGGAAGATAAAATGtaaaatgagagagaaaaaagtgCAGAGGTGATGAGAGTGAACGTCATTCAACTTAGTTCTAATTCTTATTTTCCAATCTCCTCTCTAGTGAAGATGTAAAATGGTGTGACACATACAAGAGAGAAAGGTGGATTGCCCATATGTCTAGTCCATGAAAAAAGGTAAAGTGATGTAGGCACTAATAATTGCAGTAGAGCCATCTATCAATGGATTCAGCACGGACTATATTTATTAGTATATGCTCCAAAGTGCTAGTGGCATTTATGCAATCTCGTATCTAAATTggtctttgaactttcaattttatgtccgATA comes from Benincasa hispida cultivar B227 chromosome 2, ASM972705v1, whole genome shotgun sequence and encodes:
- the LOC120071925 gene encoding general transcription factor IIE subunit 1 isoform X2; translated protein: MSIEPFNRLVKLAARAFYDDITTKGDNQPKTGRSDNRGIAVVVLDALTRRQWVREEDLAKNLKLHSKQLRRTLRFLEEEKLITRDHRRETAKGAKIFSAAVAATADGQHPVKEGDEKIKMHTHSYCSLDYAQIYDVVRYRMHRMKKKLKDELEDKNTVQEYICPNCSRRYTALDALRLISFEDEYFHCENCNGELVAESDKLAAAQGGDGDDNARKRRHEKLKDMLQKMEVQLKPLMEQLSRVKDLPVPEFGTLLAWEARASAAARGANGDLNGNDPSKSAQGLGYGGTPMPFVGETKVEVAFSGAEGKGVDVKSESENTGLKVLPPWMIKKGMNLTKEQRGEVKDESKMDAGSASAQFSDDKKSSANDDDKTNIQDEYVKAYYAAILKKQQELEEAAKGQEELPSTEVTENVANRNSSRQVGMKAKREEDEEDDIEWEEAPIGNANENYKVDLNVEASASVEDEEEDDVDWEEG
- the LOC120071925 gene encoding general transcription factor IIE subunit 1 isoform X1, with amino-acid sequence MSIEPFNRLVKLAARAFYDDITTKGDNQPKTGRSDNRGIAVVVLDALTRRQWVREEDLAKNLKLHSKQLRRTLRFLEEEKLITRDHRRETAKGAKIFSAAVAATADGQHPVKEGDEKIKMHTHSYCSLDYAQIYDVVRYRMHRMKKKLKDELEDKNTVQEYICPNCSRRYTALDALRLISFEDEYFHCENCNGELVAESDKLAAAQGGDGDDNARKRRHEKLKDMLQKMEVQLKPLMEQLSRVKDLPVPEFGTLLAWEARASAAARGANGDLNGNDPSKSAQGLGYGGTPMPFVGETKVEVAFSGAEGKGVDVKSESENTGLKVLPPWMIKKGMNLTKEQRGEVKDESKMDAGSASAQFSDDKKSSANDDDKTNIQDEYVKAYYAAILKKQQELEEAAKGQEELPSTEVTENVANRNSSRQVGMKAKREEDEEDDIEWEEAPIGGNANENYKVDLNVEASASVEDEEEDDVDWEEG